The Coffea arabica cultivar ET-39 chromosome 4e, Coffea Arabica ET-39 HiFi, whole genome shotgun sequence genome includes a window with the following:
- the LOC113742223 gene encoding zinc finger protein BRUTUS-like At1g74770 isoform X8, producing MAGEEPEKEDGEEDAITVTEALLPCLDGAKLVDAPILFFVLSHKAFVRELEQLHRSALEVADTGSPDRQFVDDLGRRFDFFKLVYKYHAAAEDEVRTEEIVFPALNSKVKNVVTTSALEHKCINDDFCSAVQCLDLLRKECEDFTHLFQKLIFSISSIKSAICEHMLKEEKLVFPLVIGQFSSEEQAKLVWQYICSVPIALLEDFLPWMACSLPPDEKLDLLDCMKIVVSKEEVLEEVVISWLNNKKPSPPGACNVYGQGAQFYSGHVSSMEILKIHPNTFDFGEEEKSKLCSIYTSIGPNPLDGIYIWNTALARDFRKVLDELYQIRSLNNMSNLSSIVVQLQFLLDVLISYSNALDQIFFPLVNDLSKNVLPLSCTRLVEKGQVERLQFLLYGVLQDGAQPSNFLKGLCREVELLVRGISKNLTHIETEVYSSIGKKCSHNMLLWLLYAGLKTMPLGLLKCTVLWFSATLLDEQFKTMLDAMTDACPLGNKPILILLHSWVRMGYLGKISMERFAKDLQENFIRGIYFTSDRIGEDVGFANLKFDMQACTIFNTIESEPSPAVKDNKMVCNPSSSHSKTNEKLESGGMTLHKFSPQMWSNILSVVRHPAENGIAKKVLALELRPMDHFVCFHKALIRDLDYIVFLSANMAKSFQFIPDLRRHFELLKFLYDIHSASEDEVVFPALESKGKLKNITQSYTIDHKLEEENFAKVSSLLNDIATLHDDLDKPGEGSLQYRQMCLKLHETCLSMQKIISGHIHREEIQLWPLFGEYFSTEEQEKMLGCMLGRTRAETLQEMIPWLMSALTQDEQHALISLWRRATKNTNFEQWLGEWWEDMKDYCVAKDEEESSFPPSLAANPLEVVSVYLGEQTCRESKLSGKEVSDNNAEHSGYICPYSKDFKGGQNNDKYEDLVNCGEELDKKTDQQIVDDQADKAGQNIQACHDEHPLELNQKELETAIRRVSRDPTLDSQKKSHIIQSLIMSRWIVTQQNSNTLSAAANDREEDFGQYPSYQDSLNEIFGCKHYKRNCKLLAACCSKLFTCIKCHDEFTDHSMERKAITKMMCMKCLVIQPVGPKCSNNACNNFPMAKYYCPVCKLFDDERFGQENLSLPLLQSVPSWEGIGY from the exons ATGGCCGGCGAAGAACCCGAAAAGGAGGATGGGGAGGAGGATGCAATAACAGTAACAGAGGCCTTATTACCTTGCCTGGATGGTGCGAAACTGGTTGATGCACCTattcttttctttgttctttctcACAAGGCTTTTGTCAGGGAGCTTGAGCAGCTCCACCGCTCCGCCCTGGAGGTGGCTGACACTGGGTCCCCTGATCGCCAGTTTGTGGATGATCTTGGCCGGAGGTTTGACTTCTTTAAGCTTGTTTATAAGTACCACGCTGCAGCGGAAGATGAGGTGAGGACTGAGGAG ATTGTATTTCCAGCTCTAAATAGCAAAGTAAAGAACGTGGTGACTACATCTGCATTAGAACATAAGTGCATCAATGATGACTTCTGCTCCGCAGTCCAGTGCTTGGATCTTTTAAGAAAAGAGTGTGAAGATTTTACCCATCTGTTTCAAAAACTCATCTTCTCCATCAGCTCTATAAAGTCCGCTATCTGCGAGCATATGCTGAAGGAAGAAAAATTG GTTTTTCCTTTGGTGATAGGACAATTCTCTTCTGAAGAACAGGCTAAGCTTGTTTGGCAGTATATCTGCAGTGTTCCTATTGCTTTATTGGAAGATTTTCTGCCGTGGATGGCTTGTTCTCTTCCTCCAGATGAGAAACTAGACCTTCTGGATTGCATGAAGATTGTTGTATCCAAGGAAGAAGTGCTTGAAGAG GTGGTCATCTCTTGGCTTAATAATAAGAAACCTTCTCCTCCTGGAGCCTGCAATGTCTATGGACAAGGAGCTCAATTTTACAGTGGACACGTTAGCTCCATGGAGATACTCAAGATACATCCAAATACATTTGATTTTGgtgaagaagaaaaatcaaagCTCTGTTCCATTTACACATCTATAGGACCAAACCCACTTGATGGCATTTACATTTGGAATACTGCTCTTGCAAGAGATTTCAGGAAAGTTCTGGATGAGTTATACCAAATAAGAAGCTTGAACAACATGTCAAACTTGTCTTCCATAGTAGTTCAGCTACAATTCCTTTTAGATGTCCTTATCTCCTACAG CAACGCATTGGATCAAATATTTTTTCCCCTGGTAAATGACCTTTCCAAGAATGTCCTACCATTATCTTGCACACGACTTGTGGAGAAAGGTCAAGTCGAAAGGCTTCAATTCTTGCTGTACGGAGTGCTTCAAGATGGAGCGCAACCAAGCAATTTCCTGAAGGGCCTTTGCAGGGAAGTGGAGTTGCTTGTGAGAGGAATTAGCAAAAACCTGACACATATAGAAACAGAG GTATATTCTTCTATTGGCAAGAAGTGCAGCCATAATATGCTGCTGTGGCTGTTATATGCAGGTCTCAAAACTATGCCTCTTGGGTTGTTAAAATGCACTGTTCTTTGGTTTTCTGCTACTTTATTGGATGAGCAGTTCAAGACCATGCTGGACGCCATGACAGATGCATGCCCTTTAGGCAACAAGCCAATTTTAATTCTGTTGCATAGTTGGGTTCGCATGGGTTATTTAGGTAAAATATCCATGGAAAGGTTTGCAAAAGATCTGCAAGAAAATTTTATCAGAGGAATCTATTTCACATCTGATCGAATTGGGGAGGATGTTGGGTTTGCTAATTTAAAGTTTGATATGCAAGCCTGCACTATATTTAACACCATAGAATCTGAGCCGAGCCCTGCTGTAAAAGATAACAAGATGGTCTGCAACCCCTCATCTTCTCATTCCAAAACCAATGAGAAGCTTGAATCTGGTGGAATGACTCTTCATAAATTCTCCCCTCAAATGtggagcaatattctttctgtTGTGAGACATCCTGCTGAGAATGGCATTGCCAAAAAAGTTTTGGCTCTAGAATTAAGACCAATGGATCATTTTGTGTGCTTTCACAAAGCTCTCATAAGAGATCTGGACTACATTGTCTTTCTTTCAGCTAACATGGCCAAAAGCTTTCAGTTTATCCCTGATTTACGTAGACATTTTGAACTTCTAAAGTTTCTGTATGACATTCACAGTGCTTCAGAGGATGAGGTTGTCTTTCCGGCTCTAGAATCAAAGGGGAAACTCAAAAACATTACCCAGTCTTACACCATTGACCATAAATTGGAGGAGGAAAACTTCGCCAAAGTTTCATCTCTGCTAAATGACATTGCCACCCTGCATGATGATCTAGACAAACCGGGTGAGGGAAGTCTACAATATCGACAGATGTGTTTGAAGCTCCATGAGACTTGCCTGTCTATGCAGAAAATAATCTCGGGGCATATTCATCgtgaagaaattcaactttGGCCTTTATTTGGAGAATACTTTTCCACTGAGGAACAAGAAAAGATGTTAGGGTGTATGCTTGGCAGAACTAGAGCTGAAACTCTACAAGAAATGATACCCTGGTTGATGTCAGCTTTAACCCAAGATGAACAACATGCCCTGATTTCTCTGTGGCGTAGGGCTACAAAAAATACCAATTTTGAACAATGGTTAGGAGAATGGTGGGAAGATATGAAAGATTATTGTGTTGCTAAGGATGAAGAAGAATCCTCTTTTCCTCCTTCCTTGGCTGCTAACCCTCTGGAAGTTGTCTCAGTGTATCTGGGGGAACAAACATGCAGAGAAAGCAAACTTTCAGGAAAAGAAGTTTCTGATAACAATGCTGAGCATTCTGGGTATATATGTCCATATTCAAAAGATTTCAAAGGTGGTCAAAACAATGATAAATATGAAGATCTAGTCAACTGTGGTGAAGAACTTGATAAGAAAACTGATCAGCAAATTGTTGATGATCAAGCTGATAAAGCTGGACAAAACATTCAGGCGTGCCATGATGAGCATCCACTGGAATTAAATCAAAAGGAGCTGGAAACTGCAATAAGAAGAGTGTCCCGTGATCCTACATTGgattctcagaagaaatcacaTATCATCCAGAGCCTGATAATGAG CCGTTGGATTGTAACACAACAGAATTCGAACACGTTGAGTGCTGCGGCTAATGATAGAGAAGAAGATTTTGGCCAGTATCCATCTTATCAGGATTCTCTCAATGAAATTTTCGGCTGCAAGCACTACAAACGCAACTGTAAACTTCTTGCTGCATGTTGCAGCAAACTGTTTACATGCATAAAATGTCATGACGAGTTCACGGATCATTCTATGGAAAG AAAAGCTATTACAAAAATGATGTGCATGAAATGCTTGGTAATTCAACCAGTTGGCCCAAAATGCTCAAACAATGCTTGCAATAATTTTCCAATGGCAAAATACTATTGCCCAGTTTGCAAACTATTTGATGATGAAAG ATTCGGACAGGAAAATTTATCACTGCCCTTATTGCAATCTGTGCCGAGTTGGGAAGGGATTGGGTATTGA